The following coding sequences lie in one Cercospora beticola chromosome 9, complete sequence genomic window:
- a CDS encoding uncharacterized protein (antiSMASH:Cluster_1), which produces MPRPPAPLDDHKDFIIDSIDVLGLTQAEVCAELRDSHDLNIGRSTLVKALARWGFRTRRVNFEDTPALRMRLQNYFHQTTKTDAEIAALLTADGMDVTCVRVRKLRKDMGLYKRVDADRRDVAENTVEELLKLEFQNEEIRNMGHKQLYRYMRKKYNVAGRDRMFVIAKKLDPEGPDRRLRAQRRAARRSGLEKERAAKENQTQQSPETANAVSVEQQPLPGYVPLDPAMYQSEYASQRGQHGSDAPAHYPSHGGFSQNGRLTVPVTEANAPTQSSYAPMHNSTGLAFDSSRVPPF; this is translated from the coding sequence ATGCCGCGACCACCGGCGCCGCTCGACGATCACAAAGACTTCATCATCGACAGCATCGACGTCCTCGGCCTCACCCAAGCCGAAGTCTGCGCCGAACTACGCGACAGCCATGACCTGAACATCGGCCGCAGCACGCTCGTGAAGGCGCTGGCCCGATGGGGCTTCCGCACGCGACGCGTCAACTTCGAGGATACGCCCGCCCTTCGTATGCGCCTTCAGAACTACTTCCACCAGACCACCAAGACGGATGCTGAGATCGCCGCCCTGCTCACTGCCGATGGCATGGACGTCACCTGCGTGCGTGTCCGGAAGCTGCGCAAGGACATGGGCCTTTACAAGCGGGTCGATGCTGACCGCAGGGACGTGGCCGAGAACACAGTGGAGGAGCTGCTGAAGCTCGAGTTCCAGAACGAGGAGATTCGCAACATGGGCCACAAGCAGCTGTATCGCTACATGCGCAAGAAGTACAATGTCGCTGGCAGAGACCGCATGTTTGTCATTGCCAAAAAGCTGGATCCCGAAGGTCCGGACCGGCGTCTGAGAGCGCAGAGGAGGGCCGCGAGGAGGTCAGGCTTGGAGAAAGAGCGAGCCGCCAAGGAGAACCAGACGCAGCAGTCGCCAGAAACTGCAAATGCCGTGtctgtcgagcagcagccgctGCCAGGATACGTGCCTCTCGATCCCGCCATGTACCAGAGCGAATATGCCTCCCAGCGTGGACAGCATGGCAGTGATGCGCCGGCACACTATCCCTCACACGGTGGGTTTTCGCAAAACGGCAGGCTGACTGTGCCCGTAACCGAGGCCAATGCTCCAACGCAGAGCTCCTATGCTCCAATGCATAACTCAACAGGTCTGGCATTCGACTCAAGCCGCGTGCCACCATTCTGA
- a CDS encoding uncharacterized protein (antiSMASH:Cluster_1), whose product MATQTAINKRLTLVINAPLREKEHKKSRWTIQYEFKLWRFGAYQEVHTFVVGPEAVPFTLHTNLLRERCPTFLDELLQREGQVQPSPAGKRETCLLGDISPCPTDRPLDLRTLRVTLFRVFATWLYTGQLVLPEEYASKPPQATRLVAKAPHKVIEAAGTWRDEDLIDLYLFASRYELWELANLAITRLWKQNDQYCRTTALPAIERAFAAGAFGWDDSLGCSGPNQKPYVMRLQDYLLFEGARRLGDIKDSWLDLMLTTHLFPPPYNRALHARYHESPRAIEKRHHDMPEPFWEYEPCYFHCHEEKEEQKKCAARDALSLPDSPNVVPRPSPVVSPTFHTLLRGVCTVLVGRGQVSFTLHKELACHVSDFFRDTFGDAWHGPPNDTIQLPHEQPRDFALFASWLYSAEICLPTLQEVRGTDGLPARPKTPKGKDRVRSDEDGNQTNHDSGVDVSSETDACEAAKLRSIREMADDDSADDDETTAARCAREPDADRETNEARFLVRKHQQDLIRLYAFAIRMKIPALRNAVMDKFVEHRESGIPYASSSPEILRLAYKMNPPNSLICSYLIQEAAFTFRGLPRDKSGYAQLLPPQFLHDLLEYQFTRGIFPKLREHVPSWRVDLCELHTHATEEDASACKARNSEWQQALREKGSTWEPIRKEFGQRQSYAAAQPNVAGRRIERTPTPRGSSSRESPARRPVATPPATDIPSSMSPTFAPTIPPAGAPPAIPRPVSIMSQASSNMSSISLLETQRTPQAKRPESFRKDSAVTSMEIKITPPRPDSISSADDADEEEDTDITPPHTPIKDAHYRTAPPIPHKASYNELHDLQRALPPCFGPRSRASTFHANPKLDLRRSGIDVLAYRAPDPPPPPPPAPSRASQPPPSAPTRASQPPPQTQQARAVHFSRNRITTTVNRLRNRPFTHPKSPVSSSSGEKEHGPGEESEAAKTLRTMIDSLNPL is encoded by the exons ATGGCGACCCAAACCGCCATCAACAAGCGCCTCACGCTTGTGATCAATGCTCCGCTCCGCGAGAAGGAACACAAGAAATCAAGATGGACCATTCAATATGAGTTCAAGCTCTGGCGCTT CGGCGCATATCAAGAAGTCCATACATTCGTCGTCGGCCCCGAAGCGGTGCCCTTCACGCTGCATACGAATCTTCTGCGAGAACGATGTCCCACCTTCCTGGACGAGCTGCTTCAGCGCGAAGGGCAAGTGCAGCCCTCACCTGCCGGCAAGAGAGAGACCTGCCTGCTCGGCGATATCAGCCCGTGCCCCACCGACCGTCCACTGGATCTACGGACCCTCCGCGTGACACTGTTCCGCGTCTTCGCCACTTGGCTGTACACCGGCCAACTCGTTTTACCAGAGGAATATGCCTCAAAGCCACCACAAGCGACCAGGCTGGTGGCCAAGGCACCACACAAAGTCATTGAGGCTGCGGGCACATGGAGAGACGAGGATCTGATCGACCTGTACCTGTTCGCGTCGCGGTACGAGCTATGGGAGCTGGCCAATCTTGCCATCACGCGTCTGTGGAAACAAAACGACCAATACTGCAGGACCACCGCACTACCCGCCATCGAAAGAGCGTTCGCGGCGGGTGCCTTTGGATGGGACGACAGTCTTGGCTGCTCCGGGCCGAATCAGAAGCCGTATGTGATGCGCTTGCAAGACTACCTGTTGTTTGAAGGTGCGCGTCGACTTGGAGACATCAAAGACTCCTGGCTAGACCTCATGCTCACGACGCACCTGTTTCCGCCCCCGTATAATCGAGCACTGCACGCTCGATACCACGAGTCACCGAGAGCCATCGAAAAGAGGCACCACGACATGCCGGAGCCGTTCTGGGAGTACGAGCCGTGCTATTTTCACTGCCacgaagaaaaggaagaacaAAAGAAGTGCGCTGCTCGGGATGCATTGTCACTACCAGACTCTCCCAACGTGGTTCCTCGACCCTCACCTGTGGTCAGCCCGACATTTCA CACCCTCCTGCGCGGAGTGTGCACCGTCTTGGTGGGCCGTGGTCAAGTATCTTTCACCTTACATAAAGAGCTCGCATGCCACGTCTCCGACTTCTTCAGGGACACTTTCGGCGATGCATGGCATGGACCGCCAAACGACACCATTCAGCTACCTCATGAACAGCCTCGAGACTTCGCACTTTTCGCATCCTGGCTTTATTCAGCCGAGATCTGTCTTCCGACACTGCAAGAGGTACGCGGCACGGATGGCCTGCCTGCCCGCCCCAAAACACCCAAAGGAAAGGATCGGGTCCGTTCCGACGAGGACGGAAACCAGACGAACCACGATTCGGGCGTCGATGTCTCCTCCGAGACTGATGCCTGCGAAGCTGCCAAACTGCGCAGCATTCGCGAGATGGCCGACGATGACTCTGcggacgacgatgagacgACCGCCGCCCGTTGTGCTCGAGAGCCGGATGCCGATCGCGAAACCAATGAAGCACGCTTCCTCGTTCGAAAGCACCAACAAGATCTGATCCGATTGTACGCTTTCGCCATCCGTATGAAGATCCCTGCTCTGCGCAACGCCGTGATGGATAAGTTTGTCGAACATCGAGAGAGCGGAATTCCGTATGCGAGCTCATCACCTGAAATCCTTCGCCTGGCCTACAAAATGAATCCGCCAAACTCTCTCATTTGCAGCTATCTCATACAAGAAGCCGCTTTCACGTTCCGAGGTCTGCCGCGCGACAAGTCGGGCTACGCGCAGCTACTGCCACCACAGTTCCTGCATGATCTCCTGGAGTATCAGTTCACTCGCGGCATCTTCCCAAAACTCAGAGAGCATGTTCCTAGCTGGCGCGTTGATCTCTGTGAGCTTCATACCCATGCCACGGAGGAGGATGCATCCGCGTGCAAGGCCAGAAATTCTGAATGGCAACAAGCGCTGCGAGAAAAGGGCAGTACCTGGGAGCCCATTCGAAAGGAGTTCGGCCAACGCCAATCTTACGCTGCAGCACAGCCAAACGTCGCGGGCAGGCGCATTGAGCGCACCCCAACTCCACGCGGCTCTTCGAGCAGGGAATCGCCAGCTCGCCGCCCTGTCGCCACACCGCCCGCCACTGACATCCCCAGTAGCATGTCACCAACATTTGCGCCTACGATACCTCCCGCTGGTGCTCCGCCAGCTATCCCGAGACCCGTCAGCATCATGAGTCAGGCAAGCTCAAATATGTCTTCAATATCGTTGTTAGAGACTCAGCGCACTCCGCAAGCGAAGCGCCCAGAATCTTTCAGAAAAGACTCGGCTGTCACTTCTATGGAGATCAAAATCACACCGCCACGTCCCGATTCCATCTCATCGGCAGACGAtgctgacgaagaagaggatacTGATATCACTCCACCGCATACTCCCATCAAAGATGCTCACTACCGAACCGCCCCACCGATCCCGCATAAAGCTTCATACAACGAACTACACGATCTTCAGCGTGCTCTGCCACCCTGCTTTGGACCCCGCAGCCGTGCTTCCACCTTCCATGCAAACCCGAAACTAGACTTGCGTCGGTCAGGCATCGACGTGCTAGCTTATCGCGCGCcagatcctcctcctccgccgcctccagcACCGTCGAGAGCTTCACAGCCTCCTCCCTCAGCACCAACCAGAGCTTCGCAGCCACCGCCCCAAACGCAACAGGCTAGAGCCGTGCATTTCAGCCGCAATCGGATCACGACGACTGTGAATCGCTTGCGCAATCGCCCTTTCACGCACCCGAAGAGTCCTGTGAGTAGCAGTAGTGGAGAGAAGGAACATGGACCGGGCGAGGAGAGTGAGGCGGCGAAGACTTTACGGACCA TGATTGATTCATTGAATCCGCTGTGA
- a CDS encoding uncharacterized protein (antiSMASH:Cluster_1~SMCOG1288:ABC transporter related protein), which translates to MNQGEITTLFSQDLNIIDSELPQAAMNAVLNTVVAIGVTAVLAIASPYILISLPVILLVLWIVQRVYLHTARRLRVLDLEAKEPLYTHFLATVRSISTIRAFCWQRHFVKLNSGMIETSQRAAYVLAMVQRWLDYVLGMVVAGMATIPVALAVILRSDAAITGASLLSLLSLGEALSAVVEFSSRMDIAMGTVGRLRAFASGAQIKEEGHGDEIESCWPSRGEIAVRSVSASYDDADSTMKKRRPSEHRRHSHLALHDVTFSVPAACKVAIVGRSGSGKSTLFRLLLRLLDPLPSTSHRESTILVDNVPLSLIPRSLVRERIIAIPQRSVPLPDSSFRQNIDPYNQCSQECCLEALDVVGLADPVRNRGGLDSKVSADMLSHGELQSLGLARALLRKKQADERRAKAAARFHATTEKLDTAAAAAMVGQGARASGGILLVDEVGSALDAEMYDRLWKIIRREFQSYTVVAILHRLDPVALEFFDRVLVMERGELVEGGGECPSEF; encoded by the coding sequence ATGAACCAGGGAGAGATCACCACTTTGTTTTCGCAAGACCTAAATATCATCGACTCGGAATTGCCGCAAGCTGCGATGAATGCCGTCTTGAATACTGTTGTTGCAATTGGCGTGACCGCCGTCCTGGCTATCGCGTCTCCGTATATTTTGATCAGTCTTCCTGTTATCCTCCTCGTGCTCTGGATTGTGCAGCGAGTCTATCTTCATACCGCTCGACGACTTCGTGTTCTGGATCTCGAGGCCAAGGAGCCTCTGTATACACACTTCTTGGCAACAGTCCGAAGCATCAGCACCATCCGAGCGTTTTGCTGGCAAAGGCACTTTGTGAAGCTCAACAGTGGGATGATCGAAACTTCCCAGAGAGCAGCCTACGTACTCGCCATGGTGCAGAGATGGCTCGATTACGTTCTGGGCATGGTCGTGGCGGGAATGGCGACGATACCGGTCGCACTGGCGGTCATTTTGCGATCAGATGCCGCCATCACCGGTGCTTCGTTGCTCTCGTTGTTGAGTCTGGGCGAGGCTCTGTCTGCTGTTGTCGAGTTCAGCAGTAGGATGGACATCGCGATGGGGACAGTCGGAAGGTTGCGGGCCTTTGCATCCGGGGCACAGATCAAGGAGGAAGGCCATGGTGACGAAATCGAATCATGTTGGCCATCGCGAGGCGAAATCGCAGTCCGTTCCGTCAGTGCCAGCTATGATGATGCTGATTCAACAATGAAGAAGCGTCGGCCCTCCGAGCACAGACGCCATTCACATCTCGCACTCCACGACGTGACCTTTTCTGTTCCCGCCGCATGCAAAGTCGCCATCGTCGGACGCAGCGGCAGTGGCAAATCCACGCTGTTCCGACTTCTGCTGCGCCTGTTGGATCCGCTTCCTTCGACTTCTCACCGAGAAAGCACCATCCTCGTTGACAACGTCCCTCTTTCCCTCATTCCCCGTTCACTGGTGCGAGAACGCATCATTGCAATCCCACAGCGATCTGTACCCCTTCCCGACTCCAGTTTTCGCCAAAATATCGATCCGTACAACCAGTGCAGTCAGGAATGTTGCCTCGAAGCACTCGACGTCGTGGGTTTAGCAGATCCCGTTCGCAATCGCGGTGGTCTCGACTCCAAAGTGTCAGCCGACATGCTATCGCACGGTGAGTTGCAGTCGTTGGGGCTTGCCAGAGCTTTGTTGCGGAAGAAGCAAGCTGATGAGCGGCGGGCAAAGGCCGCCGCCCGCTTTCACGCGACGACGGAGAAGCTagacacagcagcagcagcagcgatggtGGGTCAGGGAGCACGAGCAAGCGGCGGGATCTTACTTGTCGACGAAGTCGGTTCTGCTCTCGACGCGGAAATGTACGATCGACTCTGGAAAATTATCAGGCGGGAGTTTCAATCCTACACTGTGGTGGCGATTTTGCATCGACTCGATCCTGTAGCGCTCGAGTTTTTTGACAGGGTTCTCGTGATGGAACGTGGAGAGCTGGTCGAGGGCGGGGGGGAATGTCCATCGGAGTTTTGA
- a CDS encoding uncharacterized protein (antiSMASH:Cluster_1~SMCOG1000:ABC transporter ATP-binding protein), whose amino-acid sequence MDNIVEFTAFDQHLYHDITCAVMLREDFRQMEHGDQTDIGSNGANLSGGQRKRVALARALYQSTCIYILDEILGGLDSKTAQHVFDNVLGPEGLLKRRGATAVFATSSRQYLHAADHVIHLTRTPDPPCDARGTLNDANIAESVPRDALSSQQASSTQVPCDSSPGSLAFVDEAHRIHAECRRSTIEKPSDVLNEKEDDDSRYASSTLSEAASKQTSAADNNLLFYAYYLRASGKVPLVLFICSALVYAFCSNFSTAWLSFWRRTASRSRSLFILVSLVF is encoded by the coding sequence GTGCTGTTATGCTTAGAGAAGACTTCCGCCAGATGGAGCATGGTGACCAGACTGATATCGGCAGCAACGGCGCCAACTTGAGTGGAGGACAACGGAAGAGAGTTGCTCTGGCTCGTGCACTATATCAGTCAACTTGCATCTACATCCTGGACGAAATTCTTGGTGGCCTAGACTCGAAAACAGCGCAGCACGTTTTTGATAACGTTCTTGGGCCTGAAGGTCTCCTCAAGCGTCGTGGTGCAACAGCCGTCTTCGCTACCAGCTCCAGACAATATTTGCATGCTGCTGATCATGTCATTCATCTCACACGCACACCTGATCCGCCGTGTGATGCGCGCGGCACGCTCAATGATGCGAATATAGCCGAAAGTGTCCCTCGGGATGCACTCTCATCGCAGCAGGCCAGCAGCACACAAGTTCCATGCGACAGTTCTCCGGGTTCTCTTGCTTTCGTGGATGAAGCTCATCGCATCCACGCTGAATGTCGAAGGTCTACTATCGAGAAACCCTCCGACGTGTTGAATGAGAAAGAGGACGATGATTCTCGCTACGCATCGTCCACTCTGTCGGAGGCCGCATCGAAGCAGACATCAGCGGCGGACAACAACTTGCTCTTCTATGCGTACTACCTCAGAGCGAGCGGCAAGGTGCCTCTCGTCCTGTTCATATGCTCGGCACTCGTCTATGCATTCTGCAGCAACTTCTCAACAGCATGGCTCTCATTCTGGCGCAGGACCGCTTCTCGCAGTCGAAGTCTCTTTATCTTGGTATCTTTAGTCTTCTGA